From Streptomyces durmitorensis, a single genomic window includes:
- a CDS encoding Zn-ribbon domain-containing OB-fold protein — MPTEVLRAPLVVEFPFTRSLGPVQSAFLTGLRERTVLGVKTKDGRTLVPPVEYDPVTADEIRDLVEVGATGTVTTWAWNHEPRRGQPLDTPFAWVLVRLDGADTALLHALDAPGPDEVRTGMRVRIRWAAERTGAITDIACFEAYEGAVGGEVGPHDGEFSDLVTGIVAHARLDYTYAPGRAQTAYINALSDQKTVGERCPSCHKVYVPPRGACPTCGVATTERVEVGPRGTVTTYCIVNIKAKNLDIEVPYVYAHIALDGADLALHARIAGIPYDQVRMGLRVEPVWTEGGRFPDHYRPTGEPDAAYDTYKELV, encoded by the coding sequence ATGCCAACCGAAGTGCTGCGTGCCCCTCTTGTGGTCGAGTTTCCCTTCACCCGGTCCCTCGGGCCGGTGCAGAGCGCGTTCCTGACCGGGTTGCGCGAACGCACCGTGCTGGGCGTGAAGACCAAGGACGGCAGGACACTCGTCCCGCCCGTCGAGTACGACCCCGTGACCGCCGACGAGATCCGTGACCTCGTCGAGGTCGGTGCCACCGGCACCGTCACCACCTGGGCCTGGAACCACGAACCCCGCAGGGGCCAGCCCCTGGACACTCCCTTCGCCTGGGTCCTGGTGCGGCTCGACGGCGCCGACACCGCTCTGCTGCACGCCCTGGACGCCCCTGGCCCCGATGAGGTTAGGACCGGCATGCGGGTCCGGATCCGCTGGGCCGCCGAGCGCACCGGTGCCATCACCGACATCGCCTGCTTCGAGGCGTACGAAGGGGCGGTGGGAGGTGAAGTGGGGCCGCACGACGGGGAGTTCAGCGACCTCGTCACCGGCATCGTCGCCCACGCCCGCCTCGACTACACCTACGCGCCGGGCCGCGCCCAGACCGCCTACATCAACGCCCTCTCCGACCAAAAGACCGTCGGCGAGCGCTGCCCCTCCTGCCACAAGGTCTACGTCCCGCCGCGCGGCGCCTGCCCCACCTGCGGCGTCGCCACGACCGAGCGGGTCGAGGTCGGGCCGCGCGGCACCGTCACCACGTACTGCATCGTCAACATCAAGGCGAAGAACCTCGACATCGAAGTGCCCTACGTCTACGCGCACATCGCCCTCGACGGCGCCGACCTCGCCCTGCACGCCCGCATCGCGGGCATCCCCTACGACCAGGTGCGGATGGGCCTTCGCGTCGAACCGGTGTGGACCGAGGGCGGCCGCTTCCCCGATCACTACCGGCCCACGGGCGAGCCGGACGCCGCCTACGACACGTACAAGGAGCTGGTGTAG
- a CDS encoding thiolase domain-containing protein encodes MPSAKPSARPSVMRPVRDIAIVAFGQTDHLRSTDELSEVEMLMPVLHQVLAATGLKTSDIGFTCSGSSDYLAGRAFSFTMALDGVGAWPPISESHVEMDGAWALYEAWTKLLTGEADTALVYSYGKSSPGSVRDVLTRQLDPYYVAPLWPDSVALAALQAQALIDAGDADEPALAGVAARSRQDASANSHAQLRGSVAQGDYVVRPLRTGDCPPIGDGAAAVILAAGERARDLCERPAWIRGIDHRVEAHSLGVRDLTDSPSSRLAAERAGAFERPVDTAELHAPFTSQEVVLRKALKLGADVAVNPSGGALAANPVMAAGLIRLGEAAARIHRGESDRALAHATSGPCLQQNLVAVLEGDS; translated from the coding sequence ATGCCGTCCGCGAAGCCGTCCGCGAGGCCGTCCGTGATGCGGCCCGTCCGCGACATCGCCATCGTGGCCTTCGGGCAGACCGACCATCTGCGCTCCACCGACGAGCTCTCCGAGGTGGAGATGCTCATGCCGGTCCTGCACCAGGTCCTCGCCGCCACCGGCCTGAAGACGAGCGACATCGGCTTCACCTGCTCCGGTTCCTCGGACTATCTCGCCGGGCGCGCCTTCTCCTTCACCATGGCGCTCGACGGGGTGGGGGCCTGGCCGCCGATCTCCGAGTCGCACGTCGAGATGGACGGGGCCTGGGCGCTGTACGAGGCGTGGACCAAGCTGCTCACCGGCGAGGCCGACACCGCGCTCGTGTACTCCTACGGAAAGTCGTCCCCCGGGTCGGTGCGTGACGTGCTGACCCGGCAGCTCGACCCGTACTACGTGGCGCCCCTCTGGCCGGACTCGGTCGCTCTCGCGGCCCTCCAGGCGCAGGCCCTGATCGACGCGGGGGACGCCGACGAACCCGCGCTCGCCGGGGTGGCGGCGCGCAGCCGCCAGGACGCCTCCGCCAACTCCCATGCGCAGCTGAGGGGTTCGGTCGCCCAAGGGGATTACGTCGTACGTCCGCTGCGCACCGGCGACTGCCCGCCCATCGGGGACGGGGCCGCCGCCGTGATCCTCGCGGCAGGGGAGCGGGCCCGTGACCTGTGCGAGCGGCCCGCGTGGATCCGCGGGATCGACCACCGCGTCGAGGCGCACAGCCTCGGCGTGCGCGACCTCACCGACTCGCCGTCGAGCCGCCTGGCCGCCGAGCGGGCCGGAGCATTCGAACGGCCCGTGGACACCGCCGAGTTGCACGCGCCGTTCACCTCCCAGGAGGTCGTCCTGCGCAAGGCGCTGAAACTGGGCGCCGATGTCGCGGTGAACCCCTCCGGGGGTGCGCTCGCCGCGAACCCCGTCATGGCCGCCGGGCTCATCCGGCTCGGTGAGGCCGCCGCCCGGATCCACCGGGGCGAGTCGGACCGGGCCCTCGCGCACGCCACTTCCGGCCCCTGCCTCCAGCAGAACCTGGTCGCCGTCCTCGAAGGAGATTCGTGA
- a CDS encoding thiolase domain-containing protein: MGKEPVAVVGIGQTKHVAARRDVSIAGLVREAAQAALADAELTWADIDAVVIGKAPDFFEGVMMPELYLADALGAVGKPMLRVHTAGSVGGSTALVASNLVAGRVHGTVLTLAFEKQSESNAMWGLSLPVPFQQPLLAGAGGFFAPHVRAYMRRTGAPDTVGSLVAYKDRRNALKNPYAHLHEQDITLEKVQASPMLWDPIRYSETCPSSDGACAMILTDRAGAARSPRPPAWMHGGAMRSEPTLFAGKDFVSPQAGKDCAADVYRQAGVTDPRRDIDAVEMYVPFSWYEPMWLENLGFAAEGEGWKLTESGVTELDGDLPVNMSGGVLSTNPIGASGMIRFAEAALQVRGQAGEHQIDGARRALGHAYGGGSQFFSMWLVGAEPPTT; encoded by the coding sequence GTGGGCAAGGAGCCCGTGGCCGTCGTCGGTATCGGCCAGACCAAGCACGTCGCGGCCCGGCGGGACGTCTCGATCGCGGGACTCGTCCGCGAGGCCGCTCAAGCCGCCCTCGCGGACGCCGAGTTGACGTGGGCCGACATCGACGCCGTGGTCATCGGCAAGGCGCCCGACTTCTTCGAGGGCGTGATGATGCCCGAGCTGTACCTCGCCGACGCGCTCGGCGCGGTGGGCAAGCCGATGCTGCGCGTCCACACGGCGGGCTCCGTCGGCGGCTCCACGGCACTGGTCGCGTCGAACCTGGTCGCGGGCCGGGTCCACGGCACCGTCCTGACCCTCGCCTTCGAAAAGCAGTCGGAATCCAACGCGATGTGGGGGCTCTCCCTGCCCGTCCCCTTCCAGCAGCCGCTCCTCGCGGGTGCGGGCGGCTTCTTCGCCCCGCACGTGCGCGCGTACATGCGGCGCACCGGCGCCCCCGACACGGTCGGCTCGCTCGTCGCCTACAAGGACCGGCGCAACGCCCTGAAGAACCCCTACGCCCATCTGCACGAGCAGGACATCACCCTGGAGAAGGTCCAGGCGTCGCCGATGCTCTGGGACCCGATCCGCTACTCCGAGACCTGCCCGTCGTCCGACGGGGCCTGCGCGATGATCCTCACCGACCGTGCGGGCGCGGCCCGTTCGCCCCGGCCGCCGGCCTGGATGCACGGCGGCGCCATGCGCAGCGAACCGACCCTCTTCGCGGGCAAGGACTTCGTGTCGCCGCAGGCGGGCAAGGACTGCGCCGCCGACGTCTACCGGCAGGCGGGGGTCACGGACCCGCGGCGCGACATCGACGCCGTCGAGATGTACGTGCCGTTCTCCTGGTACGAGCCGATGTGGCTGGAGAACCTGGGCTTCGCCGCGGAGGGCGAGGGCTGGAAGCTGACCGAGTCGGGCGTGACGGAGCTGGACGGCGATCTGCCCGTCAACATGTCGGGCGGTGTCCTGTCCACCAATCCCATCGGCGCCTCGGGCATGATCCGCTTCGCCGAAGCGGCACTTCAGGTGCGCGGCCAGGCGGGCGAGCACCAGATCGACGGGGCCCGCAGGGCGCTCGGGCACGCCTACGGAGGCGGCTCGCAGTTCTTCTCCATGTGGCTGGTCGGCGCGGAGCCGCCCACCACGTGA
- a CDS encoding DUF397 domain-containing protein: protein MAEGTIQQHPLAGQQRPLAGWDKPELDLSTADWQSGSEGRGDVEIAFVEGFIAMRNAGRPESPSLIFTPAEWGAFVHGARAGEFDLT, encoded by the coding sequence GTGGCCGAAGGCACCATTCAGCAGCATCCGCTCGCAGGTCAGCAGCGCCCGCTCGCAGGCTGGGACAAGCCGGAGCTCGACCTCAGCACAGCAGACTGGCAATCGGGCAGTGAAGGTCGGGGTGATGTGGAGATCGCCTTTGTCGAAGGATTCATCGCGATGCGCAACGCGGGCCGCCCCGAGAGCCCGTCCCTGATCTTCACTCCGGCGGAGTGGGGAGCGTTCGTGCACGGCGCGCGTGCGGGGGAGTTCGACCTGACGTAG
- a CDS encoding universal stress protein codes for MSGDAPVEPVVVAVDGSAGSDHALEWALTAARLRGTPLRIVHVRQYAMPLADGPHMPTIDHRLDADPVIDRTRRALERRPELPPLDFAVVEGAPGRDVPRLGDGARLLVLGSRGRGGFASLLLGSKGLASAREAACPVVVVRPGDKLTAGDELTAGDELAAGAEPCVVLGLDALSPHDETIGFAFEEAALRGAVLRVVCAYPGPVLVYTATGDFVTSAEADAATSARYTELAGEQLAPFQERYPQVNVEKQILPGDAAGLLVEASRDAELVVVGRHQTRMPLGRLMGSVTNAVLLHARGAVAVVPLESR; via the coding sequence ATGAGTGGCGACGCGCCCGTTGAACCTGTTGTGGTGGCCGTCGACGGCTCGGCAGGCAGCGACCACGCCCTGGAATGGGCGCTGACCGCGGCGCGACTGCGGGGAACGCCGCTGCGGATCGTGCATGTGCGGCAGTACGCGATGCCGCTGGCCGACGGTCCGCACATGCCGACCATCGACCACCGGCTCGACGCCGACCCGGTCATCGACCGCACACGCCGGGCCCTGGAACGCCGCCCGGAACTGCCTCCCCTGGACTTCGCCGTAGTGGAGGGCGCCCCGGGGCGTGACGTCCCCAGGCTCGGTGACGGGGCGCGGCTGCTGGTGCTCGGCTCACGCGGGCGGGGTGGCTTCGCCAGTCTGCTGCTCGGCTCGAAGGGGCTCGCGAGCGCGCGGGAGGCGGCGTGCCCCGTGGTGGTGGTGCGACCGGGTGACAAGCTGACGGCGGGCGACGAGCTGACGGCGGGCGACGAGCTGGCGGCGGGCGCCGAGCCGTGCGTGGTCCTAGGCCTCGACGCGCTCTCCCCGCACGACGAGACGATCGGCTTCGCCTTCGAGGAGGCGGCGCTGCGGGGCGCGGTGCTCCGGGTCGTCTGCGCCTATCCCGGGCCCGTCCTCGTCTACACCGCCACCGGCGACTTCGTGACGTCGGCGGAGGCGGACGCGGCGACATCGGCGCGGTACACGGAACTCGCAGGCGAGCAGCTCGCGCCCTTCCAGGAGCGGTATCCCCAGGTGAACGTCGAGAAGCAGATCCTGCCGGGGGACGCGGCGGGGCTGCTCGTGGAGGCGTCACGGGACGCGGAGCTCGTGGTGGTGGGGCGGCACCAGACCCGGATGCCGCTGGGGAGGCTGATGGGGTCGGTGACCAACGCGGTGCTGTTGCATGCGCGGGGTGCGGTGGCCGTGGTGCCTCTGGAGTCCCGGTAG
- a CDS encoding leucine-rich repeat domain-containing protein, producing MAVGTENVLNYWHGGLREVPDEVWHHPSLEVLLLPDNALTHLPARIGSLTSLHTLDLGHNQLSAIPVELGDLTALSRFLYLHDNRLTSLPQSLGNLKRLTYLNVGENRLTALPDTLGSLEALVELRAQHNRLDSVPASLGGLAALRELWLRGNRLTSLPAPVGHLGNLRELELRENRFTTVPEALRGLPLLRRLDLRANLLRELPPWIGDLPALEKLDLRWNDVTVPRELLVRLEGRGCVVLR from the coding sequence GTGGCGGTCGGCACCGAGAACGTACTCAACTACTGGCACGGCGGCCTGCGCGAGGTGCCCGACGAGGTGTGGCACCACCCGTCCCTGGAGGTCCTGCTCCTGCCCGACAACGCGCTCACGCATCTCCCCGCGCGGATCGGCTCCTTGACCTCACTGCACACACTGGACCTGGGCCACAACCAACTCAGCGCGATCCCGGTCGAGTTGGGAGACCTGACGGCTCTGAGCCGCTTCCTCTACCTCCACGACAACCGCCTCACGTCACTGCCTCAGTCGCTGGGCAACCTGAAGCGGCTGACGTACCTCAACGTCGGCGAGAACCGGCTGACGGCGCTGCCGGACACCCTGGGATCACTGGAGGCCCTGGTCGAGCTGCGCGCCCAGCACAACCGCCTGGACTCGGTCCCCGCGTCGCTCGGCGGCCTCGCGGCCCTGCGCGAACTGTGGCTGCGCGGCAATCGCCTCACCTCGCTCCCCGCCCCGGTCGGCCACCTGGGCAACCTGCGCGAACTGGAGCTGCGCGAGAACCGGTTCACGACGGTGCCGGAGGCGCTGCGCGGTCTGCCCTTGCTGCGGAGGCTGGACCTGCGGGCGAACCTGCTGCGCGAACTCCCGCCCTGGATCGGCGACCTGCCCGCGCTGGAGAAGCTGGACCTGCGCTGGAACGACGTCACCGTGCCGCGGGAGCTGCTGGTGAGGCTGGAGGGGCGGGGGTGCGTGGTGCTGCGGTGA